The Euleptes europaea isolate rEulEur1 chromosome 2, rEulEur1.hap1, whole genome shotgun sequence genome has a segment encoding these proteins:
- the LOC130473962 gene encoding corticoliberin-like has protein sequence MMARMISAASFLVLLFLPPKSCLPALPRFAPLSGSMPLPSCKPPGTQQQRAGRSAPSSKRRDGRPNSLDLTFHLLREFLEMSREERLAQKARSNKILLHNIGK, from the exons ATGATGGCCCGGATGATTTCAGCCGCCTCCTTCCTCGTCCTGCTGTTCCTCCCTCCGAAGTCCTGCCTCCCCGCCCTGCCTCGCTTTGCCCCCCTGAGTGGCTCCAT GCCTCTCCCGTCCTGCAAGCCCCCGGGGACCCAGCAGCAGAGGGCCGGACGGTCGGCCCCATCCTCCAAAAGGCGTGATGGCCGCCCCAACTCCTTGGACTTGACCTTCCACCTCCTCCGCGAGTTCTTGGAGATGTCCCGGGAGGAGAGGCTGGCCCAGAAAGCCCGAAGCAACAAAATCCTGCTGCATAATATAGGCAAATGA